A genomic segment from Malaclemys terrapin pileata isolate rMalTer1 chromosome 1, rMalTer1.hap1, whole genome shotgun sequence encodes:
- the LOC128830629 gene encoding uncharacterized protein LOC128830629 produces the protein MKDRGHNRDAQQWRVKIKELRQAYHKAREANGRSGAEPQTCRFYAELHAMLGGAATTTPIVCFDSINGEARNREAGSGYEEDDDEDNEDSSQQGSGETGFPNSQDMFITLDLEPVTPELTQGMLPDREGTQGTSAANVSPSQRLVKIRRRKWQTWDDMFMELQMSSHADRAQQNAWRQSMSECRKAQYEQEERWQAESRAEESKWQAEEDRWRQLADRRQELMLRLLEHQTDMLQCMVELQERQQEQRPLLQPLCNQKPSSPSSIASSPRCPRMRWGGLRPPSHSTPDEGAQASEGWPSIRVKVLKF, from the exons atgaaggacagaggccataacagggatgcacagcagtggcgcgtgaaaattaaggagctaaggcaagcctaccacaaagccagagaggcaaatggaaggtctggggcagagccacagacatgccgcttctacgcggagctgcatgctatgctagggggtgcagccaccactaccccaatcgtgtgctttgactccatcaatggagaagcacgcaacagggaagcgggttcggggtacgaggaagatgatgatgaagacaatgaagatagttcacagcaaggaagcggagaaaccggtttccccaacagccaggatatgtttatcaccctggacctggaaccagtaacccccgaactcacccaaggcatgctcccagaccgtgagggcacacaagggacctctg ctgcaaatgtttctccttcacagaggctagtgaagattagaaggagaaaatggcagacttgggatgatatgttcatggagctccagatgtcctcccatgctgacagggcacagcagaatgcgtggaggcagtcaatgtcagagtgcagaaaagcacaatatgaacaagaggagaggtggcaggctgagtCGCGGGCTGAAGaaagcaagtggcaggctgaagaggataggtggcgtcagcttgctgacagaaggcaagagttgatgctccggctgctggagcatcaaactgatatgcttcagtgtatggttgagctgcaggaaaggcagcaggagcagagaccactgctacagcccctgtgtaaccaaaagccctcctccccaagttccatagcctcctcacccagatgcccaagaatgcggtgggggggcctcaggccacccagtcactccaccccagatgaaggtgcccaagcatcagaaggctggccttcaataagagttaaagttttaaagttttaa